In a single window of the Melioribacteraceae bacterium genome:
- a CDS encoding cytidylate kinase-like family protein: protein MKHMTSYEKARAYLQKHSEFEELQNIVKKNPGPVVTISRETGVGAPTICNKLCEYLNSFSVKHYNHWTYFDKDLINRVLEDHNLPIHFKKFLENEKPHTLDSWFNEMLGISPSKLALLNKTKQTILHLAHYGCSVIVGRGSNIILKDYPKALHVRLVAPLQFRIETAMKLYEIDRKQAAEFIVKEDEARKMYLLKYFHKDIEDPHLYHAVINTNMLGFDEIAEMIGHCVMRRYEHYFVQSHLQIENDLMDR, encoded by the coding sequence ATGAAACACATGACGTCGTACGAAAAAGCGCGCGCCTATCTTCAAAAGCATTCTGAGTTCGAAGAATTACAAAACATCGTAAAAAAAAATCCGGGTCCGGTAGTAACAATATCCCGCGAAACTGGAGTGGGCGCACCTACAATTTGTAATAAGCTTTGTGAGTATTTAAATAGTTTTTCTGTTAAGCATTATAATCACTGGACTTACTTTGATAAAGATTTAATAAACCGTGTATTGGAGGATCATAATTTACCAATTCATTTCAAAAAGTTTTTAGAAAACGAGAAACCCCATACACTCGATTCTTGGTTTAATGAAATGCTTGGTATTAGTCCCTCAAAATTGGCTCTATTAAATAAAACTAAGCAGACTATACTGCATCTTGCTCATTATGGCTGCTCTGTTATAGTTGGGCGAGGTTCAAATATCATTCTTAAAGATTATCCTAAGGCTTTGCATGTACGATTAGTGGCCCCACTTCAATTTAGAATTGAAACCGCGATGAAATTGTATGAGATCGATCGCAAACAGGCAGCTGAATTTATTGTGAAGGAGGATGAAGCTCGAAAAATGTACCTTCTCAAATATTTTCATAAAGATATAGAAGATCCCCATTTGTATCATGCCGTAATTAATACAAACATGCTGGGTTTTGATGAGATTGCAGAGATGATTGGACATTGTGTGATGCGTCGATATGAGCATTATTTTGTCCAATCCCATCTACAGATTGAAAATGATTTAATGGATAGATAA